In Juglans microcarpa x Juglans regia isolate MS1-56 chromosome 7D, Jm3101_v1.0, whole genome shotgun sequence, the following are encoded in one genomic region:
- the LOC121238991 gene encoding biogenesis of lysosome-related organelles complex 1 subunit 1 has product MYSPQLPLARTRVPHYSSSSEAPNADPGGLEASLLQFIHHHHEASLGLREHTEREKKDAIRNAARVSDLLVDAVNGGVQEAFVNQKRIELEIRALAATIARFMKQTDHWLTATHAINTAIKEIGDFENWMKTMEFDCKSVSAAIHNIHQA; this is encoded by the exons ATGTATTCACCCCAGCTTCCCCTGGCGCGTACGCGCGTGCCGCATTATTCCTCATCCTCCGAGGCGCCAAACGCAGATCCAGGAGGCCTGGAAGCTTCTCTGCTCCAGTTTATCCACCATCATCATGAAGCCTCTCTCGGACTCCGCGAACACACCG agagagagaagaaagatgCGATTCGAAACGCTGCGCGAGTTTCGGATCTGTTGGTGGACGCCGTGAACGGTGGAGTACAAGAGGCATTCGTCAACCAGAAGCGAATCGAGCTCGAAATCCGAGCTCTGGCTGCGACGATTGCCCGCTTCATGAAGCAGACCGATCACTGGCTTACCGCCACTCATGCTATCAACACCGCTATCAAG GAAATTGGAGACTTTGAGAACTGGATGAAGACCATGGAGTTTGATTGTAAAAGTGTCAGTGCGGCGATCCACAACATTCACCAAGCATGA